From the genome of Canis lupus baileyi chromosome 32, mCanLup2.hap1, whole genome shotgun sequence, one region includes:
- the CSK gene encoding tyrosine-protein kinase CSK — MSAIQAAWPSGTECIAKYNFHGTAEQDLPFCKGDVLTIVAVTKDPNWYKAKNKVGREGIIPANYVQKREGVKAGTKLSLMPWFHGKITREQAERLLCPPETGLFLVRESTNYPGDYTLCVSCDGKVEHYRIMYHASKLSIDEEVYFENLMQLVEHYTSDADGLCTRLIKPKVMEGTVAAQDEFFRSGWALNMKDLKLLQTIGKGEFGDVMLGDYRGNKVAVKCIKNDATAQAFLAEASVMTQLRHSNLVQLLGVIVEEKGGLYIVTEYMAKGSLVDYLRSRGRSVLGGDCLLKFSLDVCEAMEYLEGNNFVHRDLAARNVLVSEDNVAKVSDFGLTKEASSTQDTGKLPVKWTAPEALREKKFSTKSDVWSFGILLWEIYSFGRVPYPRIPLKDVVPRVEKGYKMDAPDGCPPAVYEVMKNCWHLDAATRPSFLQLREQLEHIKTHELHL; from the exons ATGTCAGCAATCCAG GCCGCCTGGCCATCCGGTACAGAATGTATTGCCAAGTACAATTTCCATGGCACTGCCGAGCAGGACCTTCCCTTCTGCAAAGGAGACGTGCTCACCATTGTGGCGGTCACCAAG GACCCAAACTGGTACAAAGCCAAGAACAAGGTGGGCCGTGAGGGCATCATCCCAGCCAACTACGTCCAGAAACGGGAGGGCGTGAAGGCCGGCACCAAGCTCAGCCTCATGCC CTGGTTCCATGGCAAGATCACGCGGGAGCAGGCCGAGCGGCTGCTGTGCCCGCCCGAGACCGGCCTGTTCCTGGTGCGGGAGAGCACCAACTACCCGGGGGACTACACGCTGTGCGTGAGCTGTGACGGCAAGGTGGAGCACTACCGCATCATGTACCACGCCAGCAAGCTCAGCATCGACGAGGAGGTGTACTTCGAGAACCTCATGCAGCTGGTGGAG CACTACACCTCGGACGCGGACGGACTCTGTACTCGCCTCATCAAGCCAAAGGTCATGGAGGGCACGGTGGCCGCCCAGGATGAGTTCTTCCGCA gcGGCTGGGCACTGAACATGAAGGACCTGAAGCTGCTGCAGACCATTGGGAAGGGGGAGTTTGGAG ACGTGATGCTAGGCGATTACCGAGGGAACAAGGTTGCTGTCAAGTGCATTAAAAATGACGCCACTGCCCAGGCCTTTCTGGCTGAAGCCTCTGTGATGAC GCAACTTCGGCATAGCAACCTGGTACAGCTTCTGGGTGTGATCGTGGAAGAGAAGGGCGGGCTGTACATTGTCACGGAGTACATGGCCAAG GGAAGCCTGGTGGACTATCTGCGGTCGAGGGGTCGATCGGTGCTGGGCGGAGACTGTCTCCTCAAGTTCTCACT AGATGTCTGTGAGGCCATGGAATACCTGGAGGGCAACAACTTCGTGCACCGGGATCTGGCTGCCCGCAACGTGCTGGTGTCTGAAGACAACGTGGCCAAGGTCAGCGACTTTGGCCTCACCAAGGAGGCCTCCAGCACCCAGGACACGGGCAAGCTGCCAGTCAAGTGGACGGCCCCGGAGGCCCTGAGAGAGAAG AAATTCTCCACCAAGTCTGACGTGTGGAGTTTCGGAATCCTTCTCTGGGAAATCTACTCCTTTGGGCGAGTGCCTTACCCAAGAATT CCCCTGAAGGACGTCGTCCCTCGGGTGGAGAAGGGCTACAAGATGGACGCCCCCGACGGCTGCCCACCTGCGGTCTACGAGGTCATGAAGAACTGCTGGCACCTGGATGCTGCCACAAGGCCCTCCTTCCTGcagctccgggagcagctcgAGCACATCAAAACCCACGAGTTGCACCTGTGA